A genomic segment from Corylus avellana chromosome ca5, CavTom2PMs-1.0 encodes:
- the LOC132182523 gene encoding glutamate decarboxylase 1, which translates to MVLSKTASESDVSVHSTFASRYVRTSLPRFRMPENSIPKEAAYQIINDELMLDGNPRLNLASFVTTWMEPECDKLMMASINKNYVDMDEYPVTTELQNRCVNMIAHLFNAPLEESEPAVGVGTVGSSEAIMLAGLAFKRKWQNKRKAEGKPHDKPNIVTGANVQVCWEKFARYFEVELKEVKLREDYFVMDPEKAVEMVDENTICVAAILGSTLNGEFEDVKLLNDLLAEKNSKTGWDTPIHVDAASGGFIAPFLYPELEWDFRLKLVKSINVSGHKYGLVYAGIGWVIWRSKEDLPEELIFHINYLGADQPTFTLNFSKGSSQVIAQYYQLIRLGFEGYRNIMENCRENMQVLKEGLENTGRFNIVSKDNGVPLVAFSLKDSRRHDEFEVSDYLRRFGWIVPAYTMPPDAQHVTVLRVVIREDFSRTLAERLVVDIRKVLHELDGLPAKITPKTAVDGGEAGKSVTVVSKKSDIETQREITTVWRKFVLERKKMNGVC; encoded by the exons ATGGTTCTCTCCAAAACTGCATCAGAGTCGGATGTTTCCGTCCACTCAACCTTTGCCTCTCGATATGTTCGAACATCGCTTCCTAG GTTCAGAATGCCGGAGAACTCGATCCCCAAGGAGGCGGCGTACCAGATCATCAACGACGAGCTCATGTTGGACGGGAACCCGAGGCTGAACCTTGCTTCGTTCGTGACCACCTGGATGGAGCCGGAGTGTGATAAGCTCATGATGGCTTCCATCAACAAGAACTACGTCGACATGGACGAGTACCCTGTCACCACCGAGCTCCAG AACCGGTGTGTTAACATGATTGCGCATCTCTTTAATGCCCCACTGGAAGAATCCGAGCCTGCGGTTGGAGTGGGGACGGTGGGGTCGTCGGAGGCCATAATGTTGGCTGGGCTAGCATTCAAGAGGAAGTGGCAGAACAAGAGGAAAGCAGAGGGTAAACCCCATGACAAACCCAACATTGTCACCGGAGCCAATGTTCAG GTATGTTGGGAGAAGTTTGCAAGATACTTCGAGGTAGAGTTGAAGGAGGTGAAGCTGAGGGAAGACTACTTTGTGATGGACCCGGAGAAGGCAGTAGAGATGGTAGACGAAAACACTATTTGTGTCGCTGCCATCCTTGGTTCCACTCTCAACGGTGAGTTTGAAGATGTGAAGCTCCTAAACGATCTCTTGGCTGAGAAGAACAGCAAAACTGG ATGGGATACTCCGATCCATGTGGATGCGGCGAGCGGTGGATTCATTGCACCGTTTCTCTACCCGGAGCTTGAGTGGGATTTCCGCTTGAAACTGGTGAAGAGCATCAATGTCAGTGGCCACAAGTATGGACTTGTCTATGCCGGGATTGGGTGGGTCATTTGGAGGAGCAAAGAGGATTTGCCTGAAGAACTCATCTTTCATATCAATTATCTTGGAGCTGACCAACCCACCTTCACCCTCAACTTTTCCAAAG GCTCTAGTCAAGTTATTGCTCAGTACTATCAACTAATTCGCCTGGGTTTTGAG GGATACAGGAATATCATGGAGAATTGTCGAGAAAACATGCAGGTACTCAAAGAAGGATTGGAGAATACAGGGCGCTTTAACATAGTCTCAAAAGACAATGGTGTGCCATTGGTGGCATTCTCTCTAAAAGACAGCAGACGCCATGATGAGTTTGAGGTGTCCGACTATTTGCGGCGCTTTGGGTGGATAGTGCCTGCTTACACCATGCCACCGGACGCCCAACATGTGACGGTGCTCCGTGTTGTCATAAGGGAAGACTTTTCGCGCACTCTTGCTGAGCGCCTGGTGGTTGACATCCGGAAAGTGCTGCATGAACTTGACGGCCTTCCTGCCAAGATCACCCCGAAGACAGCAGTTGATGGTGGAGAGGCTGGCAAAAGTGTCACTGTGGTGTCAAAGAAGAGTGATATAGAGACGCAGAGGGAGATCACTACGGTTTGGAGGAAGTTTGTAttggagaggaagaagatgaacGGTGTTTGTTAG